In one Yarrowia lipolytica chromosome 1A, complete sequence genomic region, the following are encoded:
- a CDS encoding uncharacterized protein (Compare to YALI0A10120g, weakly similar to wi|NCU02617.1 Neurospora crassa NCU02617.1 hypothetical protein) produces the protein MNLPQSVPTPVIPQTLNHRSSVYKCSGQLPPLLANCAVSVSNSVLFMHGGFDHFTDEVSDKTHLLDLTTWTWSVMDAAPAAQGNTIPPGLCNHTATTLRNGLVFIFGGEQTDGSVNGRIYLFHTKRGAWVDSSILPQAPHGKTRHSAALKSDETCLYFTGGSDPDSSLCFNLITNSWSLMPEISLTSYDHTSTIIDNRLWVLGGLVMSNLSKDRVQWFNLDPLGGGSSAIINKGSRVIPNICKVGMNVSGAYNHRLYNINCSSEAMTSKNVTLSIFDTQEMAWKNDPLDPIETDTDGNDDDDIPDYRWFGGATWDDKAVIWGTLVPDSIAPTDVFDRTSTHMLVVTLGEIDGHGITDKVGMSSDFSTLLDSGEYSDFAITGLQDELWKGNTEFSRFTASRKKKFKGDASISPSVSLSIADHPPPYPVNPGSPHPVNSDSYSSGYDSDIPHEETTISHAVKVHAAILVARWPYFKSLLDSGMSEAQSRTLHINEPIRWITPLLRWLYTDSLGTEVYQNYEIMTGVLTLARIYCLPALESICLNHLQRPLFASPDEALLVWERIYDCGNESTSQAVAMWCYQHRRQIVESDGFRALTKDKVTALLQQMFDAEDSDKTEK, from the coding sequence ATGAATCTGCCACAGTCTGTTCCAACTCCGGTTATTCCCCAAACGCTAAACCACAGATCCAGTGTCTACAAGTGCTCTGGTCAGTTACCTCCGCTCCTAGCCAACTGTGCCGTTTCTGTCTCAAACTCCGTGCTTTTCATGCATGGAGGCTTCGATCATTTTACAGATGAAGTCAGCGACAAAACTCATCTGCTCGATTTGACCACGTGGACATGGAGTGTAATGGATGcagctcctgcagctcaAGGCAATACGATTCCTCCTGGATTGTGTAATCACACGGCTACGACACTGAGAAATGGTCTCGTTTTCATATTCGGTGGAGAACAGACGGATGGGTCGGTAAATGGACGCATCTACTTATTTCATACAAAGAGAGGGGCGTGGGTGGATAGCTCGATATTGCCGCAAGCGCCGCATGGAAAAACTCGACATTCTGCAGCTTTGAAATCTGATGAAACATGCCTGTATTTCACTGGTGGGAGCGACCCTGACTCGTCTCTGTGTTTTAATCTCATCACAAACTCCTGGTCCTTAATGCCTGAAATTTCTCTTACTAGCTACGACCATACCAGCACAATTATCGACAACCGGCTTTGGGTTTTAGGAGGTTTGGTAATGTCAAATCTCAGCAAGGACCGTGTGCAATGGTTCAATTTAGACCCTCTAGGAGGTGGAAGCTCagccatcatcaacaaagGGTCTAGGGTGATCCCTAATATCTGCAAGGTTGGCATGAACGTTTCTGGGGCATACAACCATCGACTCTATAACATCAATTGTTCTTCTGAGGCCATGACAAGCAAAAATGTGACTTTGTCAATTTTCGACACACAAGAAATGGCCTGGAAAAATGACCCTCTTGATCCAATTGAAACTGACACTGATGGtaacgacgacgacgatatTCCGGATTACCGATGGTTTGGTGGTGCAACATGGGACGATAAAGCTGTCATTTGGGGTACTCTAGTTCCTGATTCCATTGCTCCAACTGATGTATTTGATCGAACAAGTACACATATGTTGGTTGTAACACTTGGTGAAATAGACGGCCACGGAATAACGGATAAGGTGGGCATGTCCAGCGATTTTTCGACACTTCTGGACTCAGGAGAATATTCTGATTTTGCCATCACTGGTCTTCAAGACGAATTGTGGAAGGGTAATACTGAATTTTCTCGATTTACGGCCTCGCGGAAGAAGAAATTTAAAGGAGACGCCAGCATTTCCCCATCGGTATCCTTATCAATTGCGGACCATCCCCCACCGTATCCAGTCAATCCAGGCTCTCCCCACCCTGTCAACTCTGATTCCTACTCCTCTGGCTACGATTCCGATATCCCCCACGAAGAAACGACCATATCGCATGCAGTTAAAGTGCATGCTGCTATTCTTGTGGCTCGATGGCCATATTTTAAGAGCCTTCTTGATTCAGGCATGTCAGAGGCACAGAGCAGAACCCTACATATCAATGAACCTATCAGGTGGATCACCCCGCTGCTCAGATGGCTGTACACTGACAGTTTGGGAACAGAAGTATACCAAAATTATGAAATCATGACTGGTGTCCTTACTCTTGCCCGAATCTATTGTCTACCAGCTTTGGAATCCATATGCCTCAACCATCTTCAGCGACCACTATTTGCTAGTCCTGATGAGGCCCTTCTGGTATGGGAACGTATCTACGATTGTGGAAATGAAAGCACTAGCCAGGCTGTTGCCATGTGGTGCTATCAACACCGTCGGCAGATTGTGGAGAGCGATGGGTTCAGAGCTCTAACAAAAGACAAGGTAACAGCCTTACTACAGCAGATGTTTGATGCTGAAGATTCTGACAAGACTGAAAAGTAG
- a CDS encoding uncharacterized protein (Compare to YALI0A10142g, weakly similar to uniprot|P35732 Saccharomyces cerevisiae YKL054c VID31) gives MEFDRSQIFAPVKADTVPRFAQRPRPAAPGLLDQLPSTDIGQPKNNDRLRILVRGVPDYVSSEEVEKHLIKPFQELVDSWYLIRQDFVGGLDLDLDQESLTESCTRVYVQLHNREGVQKFHASVNGDFVIAKNWSQSPDEKSDTETISDNIPTPLKVEYSPLYYFTPDPTTTDIMAGTIESDPLYIKFCENPDQLLFEGGEGRILEPVIAPTDFEVDSIVPVGVPLAKIDIPEEERVTLPEEKKSNKKKTKKGNKDKEKKLGPTDDSKRDSKHKEKDSTRVTSDDSSRESTPSEDKKKKRSRKKKLVTSEGANGTAPPSAPSAGTRETSDSVPSNVEPPLPSVAISTTGAAPNNSNSTTSTQGKSKTKKKRVREPKDSRNSRESPAPREPSRESLTPRELGDSTPKDLRDTQTNRKQKKKSDKPKKDSKAEANDSKPEPRLKQQPGKENQSKSKPRSQPQSQPAVDIPQTTNQSAAIQNGNERAPPKKKRTRTKRPAANGAAATPSDKASSAPAPQ, from the coding sequence ATGGAATTCGACCGTTCGCAAATATTTGCGCCTGTGAAGGCAGACACAGTTCCTCGATTTGCTCAGAGACCTCGACCCGCCGCTCCTGGCCTCCTGGATCAACTCCCCAGTACGGATATTGGTCAACCCAAAAACAATGACCGGCTGAGAATCCTGGTACGAGGGGTACCTGATTATGTGTCTTCAGAGGAAGTTGAGAAACATCTGATAAAGCCGTTCCAAGAACTTGTCGACTCATGGTATCTTATTCGGCAAGATTTTGTGGGTGGTCTAGACTTGGATCTCGACCAAGAGAGCTTGACCGAGAGCTGCACAAGAGTGTATGTCCAGCTACACAACAGAGAAGGAGTTCAAAAATTCCATGCCAGCGTTAACGGAGATTTCGTTATCGCTAAGAACTGGAGCCAGAGCCCCGACGAAAAATCTGACACTGAAACTATTTCCGATAACATTCCTACACCCTTAAAGGTGGAATATTCGCCTCTATATTACTTTACGCCCGACCCTACCACAACCGATATCATGGCAGGCACAATCGAATCTGACCCCCTGTATATCAAATTTTGCGAGAATCCAGACCAACTATTGTTCGAGGGTGGGGAAGGACGAATCCTGGAACCTGTCATCGCCCCTACGGATTTCGAGGTGGATAGCATCGTTCCCGTAGGAGTTCCTCTGGCCAAGATCGACAtccccgaggaggagcgagtCACTTTAcccgaggagaagaaaagcaacaagaagaagaccaagaagggtaataaggacaaggagaaaaagCTAGGACCGACTGACGATTCGAAGCGTGACAGTAAGCATAAGGAGAAGGACTCTACGAGAGTGACTTCAGATGATTCTAGCAGAGAATCTACGCCTTCTgaggacaaaaaaaagaagcgttccagaaagaagaagctaGTAACTAGTGAAGGAGCTAATGGAACTGCGCCACCATCAGCACCATCAGCAGGCACGCGAGAAACAAGCGACTCTGTACCATCTAATGTTGAACCCCCCCTTCCTTCTGTCGCAATCTCCACAACTGGAGCAGCCCCTAACAACTCCAATTCAACGACCTCCACTCAAGGTAAATCGAAaaccaagaagaagagggtACGTGAGCCCAAAGACTCGCGTAATTCGCGGGAGTCCCCTGCTCCACGTGAACCTTCTCGGGAATCACTGACTCCTCGAGAATTGGGTGACTCTACACCCAAAGACTTGCGCGATACTCAGACTAATAGAAAacaaaagaagaagagcgacAAGCCCAAAAAGGACTCTAAGGCTGAAGCGAACGACTCAAAGCCAGAACCGAGACTCAAACAACAACCAGGTAAAGAGAACCAGTCTAAATCCAAGCCGAGATCTCAACCACAGTCACAGCCTGCCGTGGATATTCCCCAGACAACCAATCAGAGTGCTGCGATACAAAATGGCAATGAAAGAGCGccccccaagaagaagcgaacCCGAACCAAAAGACCTGCTGCTAACGGCGCCGCAGCGACCCCAAGTGACAAAGCTTCATCTGCACCTGCTCCGCAGTAA